The following coding sequences lie in one Pseudomonas syringae CC1557 genomic window:
- a CDS encoding sulfate/molybdate ABC transporter ATP-binding protein, with product MSIEVRNVSKNFNAFKALNNISLDIQSGELVALLGPSGCGKTTLLRIIAGLETPDDGSIVFHGEDVSGHDVRDRNVGFVFQHYALFRHMTVFDNVAFGLRMKPKRERPTETRIAEKVHELLNMVQLDWLADRYPEQLSGGQRQRIALARALAVEPKVLLLDEPFGALDAKVRKELRRWLARLHEDINLTSVFVTHDQEEAMEVADRIVVMNKGVIEQIGSPGEVYENPSNDFVYHFLGDSNRLSLGDEGHVLFRPHEVSLSRQEIEDHHAAEVRDIRPLGATTRVTLKVEGQNELIEAEVVKDHDSLVGLAKGETLFFKPKVWQKL from the coding sequence ATGTCGATCGAAGTCCGTAACGTCAGCAAGAATTTCAACGCTTTCAAGGCGCTCAACAACATCAGTCTGGACATCCAGAGTGGCGAGCTGGTGGCTTTGCTGGGGCCTTCAGGCTGCGGCAAGACCACTCTGCTGCGCATTATTGCCGGTCTGGAAACTCCGGACGACGGCAGCATCGTGTTTCATGGTGAAGACGTTTCCGGCCATGACGTGCGTGATCGCAACGTCGGGTTCGTGTTTCAGCATTACGCGCTGTTCCGCCACATGACGGTGTTCGACAACGTCGCCTTCGGCCTGCGCATGAAGCCCAAGCGCGAGCGCCCGACTGAAACGCGGATCGCCGAAAAGGTCCACGAACTGCTGAACATGGTGCAGCTGGACTGGCTGGCCGACCGTTATCCCGAGCAACTGTCGGGTGGTCAGCGTCAGCGAATCGCGCTGGCCCGTGCGTTGGCGGTCGAGCCCAAAGTGCTGTTGCTGGACGAGCCGTTCGGTGCGCTGGACGCCAAGGTCCGCAAGGAGCTGCGTCGCTGGCTGGCGCGCTTGCACGAAGACATCAACCTGACGTCGGTTTTCGTGACCCACGATCAGGAAGAAGCCATGGAAGTGGCCGACCGCATCGTGGTCATGAACAAGGGTGTGATCGAGCAGATTGGCTCGCCGGGCGAAGTGTACGAGAACCCATCCAACGACTTCGTCTACCACTTCCTTGGCGACTCCAACCGCCTGAGCCTGGGTGACGAAGGCCATGTGCTGTTCCGCCCGCACGAAGTGTCGTTGTCACGTCAGGAAATCGAAGACCACCACGCCGCCGAAGTCCGCGACATCCGCCCGCTGGGTGCGACCACGCGGGTTACGTTGAAAGTGGAAGGGCAGAACGAACTGATCGAAGCCGAAGTGGTGAAAGACCACGACAGCCTGGTGGGCCTTGCCAAGGGCGAGACACTATTCTTCAAACCGAAGGTCTGGCAGAAGCTTTGA
- the cysT gene encoding sulfate ABC transporter permease subunit CysT, producing the protein MSRRISPVIPGFGLTLGYTLVYLSLIVLIPLAAMFVHAAQLTWDQFWTIITAPRVIAALKLSFGTAFYAALINGVIGTLLAWVLVRYTFPGRKIIDAMIDLPFALPTAVAGIALTALYAPNGWVGQFAADLGFKIAYTPLGITLALTFVTLPFVVRTVQPVLADIPREVEEAAACLGARPLQVFRHILVPALLPAWLTGFALAFARGVGEYGSVIFIAGNMPMKTEILPLLIMVKLDQYDYTGATAIGVMMLVVSFILLLLINLLQRRIETPS; encoded by the coding sequence ATGTCGCGTCGTATCTCCCCCGTCATACCCGGCTTCGGGCTGACGCTGGGCTACACCTTGGTGTACCTCAGTCTGATTGTGCTAATACCGCTGGCCGCCATGTTCGTGCATGCCGCGCAGCTCACCTGGGATCAGTTCTGGACCATCATCACGGCGCCTCGCGTGATCGCGGCACTCAAGCTGAGTTTCGGCACCGCCTTTTATGCAGCTCTGATCAATGGTGTGATCGGCACGCTGCTGGCCTGGGTGCTGGTGCGTTACACCTTCCCCGGCCGCAAGATCATCGATGCGATGATCGATCTGCCGTTTGCCCTGCCGACTGCCGTGGCCGGTATCGCCCTGACCGCGCTGTACGCGCCCAATGGCTGGGTCGGGCAGTTCGCTGCAGACCTTGGCTTCAAGATCGCCTACACCCCGTTAGGCATCACCCTGGCGCTGACCTTCGTCACGCTGCCGTTCGTGGTGCGCACCGTGCAGCCCGTGCTGGCTGACATTCCCCGTGAAGTCGAAGAAGCCGCAGCCTGTCTGGGCGCGCGTCCGTTGCAGGTGTTCCGCCATATTCTCGTTCCGGCGTTGTTGCCCGCCTGGCTGACCGGTTTCGCCCTGGCGTTTGCCCGAGGCGTGGGCGAGTACGGTTCGGTGATCTTCATCGCCGGCAATATGCCGATGAAAACCGAAATCCTGCCGCTGCTGATCATGGTCAAGCTTGACCAGTACGATTACACCGGCGCGACCGCTATCGGCGTGATGATGCTGGTGGTTTCCTTCATTCTGCTGCTGCTGATCAATCTGTTGCAGCGGCGCATCGAAACCCCATCCTGA
- the oscA gene encoding sulfur starvation response protein OscA — protein MSASLRSVDGQDEAAILREIQSALRDLRFGAVEITVHNAQVVQIERKEKFRLQNPAKQS, from the coding sequence ATGAGCGCATCTCTACGTAGTGTTGACGGTCAGGACGAAGCAGCCATTCTGCGTGAGATACAGAGTGCGTTGCGTGACCTGCGGTTTGGCGCCGTCGAAATCACTGTGCACAACGCACAGGTGGTGCAGATCGAGCGCAAGGAAAAATTCCGCTTGCAGAACCCCGCCAAGCAAAGCTGA
- the cysW gene encoding sulfate ABC transporter permease subunit CysW: protein MSYSSVSAASANAARRGSAVSRRILIGLCWLVFVLFLGLPLFIVVSQGLKNGLGAFFTAILEPDALSALKLTVIAVLISVPLNLVFGVSAAWCVSKYSFRGKSILVTLIDLPFSVSPVIAGLVYVLMFGAQGLFGPWLQDHDIQIVFALPGIVLATIFVTVPFVARELIPLMQEQGTQEEEAARLLGANGWQMFWHVTVPNIKWGLIYGVVLCTARAMGEFGAVSVVSGHIRGVTNTLPLHVEILYNEYNHVAAFAVASLLLILALFILLLKQWSESRINRLRHNAAEE from the coding sequence ATGTCCTATTCATCTGTTTCAGCCGCCTCCGCCAACGCCGCCCGTCGTGGCAGCGCGGTGTCGCGACGTATCCTGATCGGCCTGTGCTGGCTGGTGTTCGTGCTGTTTCTGGGCTTGCCGCTGTTCATCGTGGTGTCCCAGGGCTTGAAGAACGGTCTGGGTGCATTCTTCACTGCGATCCTCGAGCCGGACGCCTTGTCAGCCCTCAAGCTGACGGTGATTGCGGTGCTGATTTCTGTGCCGCTCAACCTGGTGTTCGGCGTCAGTGCGGCGTGGTGCGTGAGCAAGTACTCGTTCCGTGGCAAGAGCATTCTGGTCACGCTGATCGACCTGCCGTTCTCGGTGTCGCCAGTCATCGCCGGTCTGGTCTACGTGCTGATGTTTGGCGCGCAGGGCCTGTTCGGTCCGTGGTTGCAGGATCACGACATCCAGATCGTCTTTGCCCTGCCGGGCATTGTGCTGGCGACCATATTCGTCACCGTGCCGTTCGTGGCGCGTGAGCTGATCCCGCTGATGCAGGAGCAGGGCACTCAGGAAGAAGAGGCTGCACGCCTGCTGGGCGCCAATGGCTGGCAGATGTTCTGGCACGTCACGGTGCCGAACATCAAATGGGGCCTGATCTACGGCGTGGTGCTGTGTACCGCACGGGCGATGGGCGAGTTTGGCGCGGTGTCGGTGGTGTCCGGGCACATTCGCGGCGTTACCAACACCCTGCCGCTGCACGTCGAAATTCTCTACAACGAGTACAACCACGTTGCGGCCTTCGCCGTGGCGAGCCTGTTGCTGATCCTGGCGCTGTTCATCCTGCTGCTCAAGCAGTGGAGCGAATCCCGCATTAACCGTCTGCGCCACAACGCGGCGGAGGAATAA
- a CDS encoding extracellular solute-binding protein: MQASKRLLAALTLTLLGGTAQAADEVVVYSSRIDELIKPVFDAYTAKTGVKIKFITDKEAPLMQRIKAEGENATADLLLTVDAGNLWQAEQMGILQPFTSPVIEANIPAQYRSSTHGWTGLSLRARTIAYSTDRVKPAELTTYEALADKNWEGRLCLRTAKKVYNQSLTATLIETHGAEASEKILKGWVNNLSTDVFSDDIAVLEAINAGQCDVGIVNTYYYGRLHKQNPDLAVKLFWPNQSDRGVHVNLSGIGLTKYAPHPEAAKALVEWMTGPEAQTIFSSVNQEFPANPKVAPSEEVASWGPFKADTLPVEVAGKRQAEAIRMMDRAGWN, encoded by the coding sequence ATGCAGGCAAGCAAGCGTCTTCTGGCTGCTCTGACACTGACTTTGCTGGGCGGCACCGCTCAGGCCGCCGACGAGGTGGTGGTGTATTCCTCCCGGATAGACGAACTGATCAAACCGGTGTTTGATGCCTATACGGCCAAGACCGGTGTGAAGATCAAATTCATCACCGACAAGGAAGCGCCCTTGATGCAGCGCATCAAGGCCGAGGGCGAGAATGCGACTGCCGACCTGCTGCTGACGGTCGATGCCGGCAACCTTTGGCAGGCCGAGCAAATGGGCATCCTGCAGCCGTTCACCTCGCCGGTGATCGAAGCCAATATTCCTGCGCAATATCGCTCGTCCACTCACGGCTGGACCGGCCTGAGCCTGCGCGCACGGACCATTGCCTATTCGACGGATCGGGTAAAACCGGCGGAGTTGACCACCTACGAAGCGCTGGCCGACAAGAACTGGGAAGGGCGCCTGTGCCTGCGTACCGCAAAGAAGGTCTATAACCAGTCGCTGACCGCCACACTGATCGAAACCCACGGTGCTGAAGCGTCCGAGAAGATTCTCAAGGGCTGGGTCAACAACCTGTCCACGGACGTTTTTTCCGATGACATCGCAGTGCTTGAGGCGATCAATGCCGGGCAGTGCGACGTCGGCATCGTCAACACGTACTACTACGGCCGGCTGCACAAGCAGAACCCTGACCTGGCGGTAAAACTGTTCTGGCCGAACCAGTCTGATCGTGGCGTACACGTCAACCTGTCGGGTATTGGGCTGACAAAGTATGCCCCGCACCCGGAAGCTGCGAAGGCGCTGGTCGAGTGGATGACCGGTCCTGAGGCGCAGACGATTTTTTCCAGCGTCAACCAGGAGTTCCCGGCCAACCCGAAGGTGGCACCCTCGGAGGAAGTGGCAAGCTGGGGGCCGTTCAAGGCCGATACCCTGCCGGTCGAAGTGGCAGGCAAGCGCCAGGCAGAAGCCATCCGCATGATGGATCGCGCGGGCTGGAATTGA
- a CDS encoding DUF962 domain-containing protein — translation MKTLVDHLSQYASYHRDSRNIVTHFVGIPLIVLAVAVLLSRPGWNIGGLWCSPAAVVTLASTVFYLKLDRALGVVMAALLVLCVWAGALLAQQATLVWLSAGVGLFVVGWVIQFIGHYYEGRKPAFIDDVTGLIIGPLFVVAELAFLMGLRKPLQHAIEERSGPVGRHVRKAVV, via the coding sequence ATGAAAACCCTTGTCGATCATCTCAGTCAATACGCGTCCTATCATCGTGATTCGCGCAATATCGTGACGCACTTCGTGGGTATCCCGTTAATTGTGCTCGCGGTGGCGGTGCTGCTGTCGCGTCCGGGCTGGAACATCGGCGGGTTGTGGTGCTCGCCTGCGGCAGTGGTGACGCTGGCGTCGACGGTCTTTTACCTGAAACTCGACCGTGCGCTGGGCGTGGTGATGGCGGCGTTGCTGGTGCTGTGCGTCTGGGCTGGCGCGCTTCTGGCGCAGCAGGCCACCCTGGTCTGGCTGAGTGCGGGGGTCGGGTTGTTCGTGGTCGGCTGGGTGATCCAGTTCATCGGCCATTACTACGAAGGCCGCAAACCGGCGTTTATCGATGACGTGACCGGCCTGATCATCGGCCCGCTGTTCGTAGTCGCCGAACTGGCGTTCCTGATGGGCCTGCGCAAACCCCTGCAGCACGCCATCGAAGAACGCTCAGGCCCGGTAGGGCGACATGTGCGCAAAGCGGTGGTTTAG
- a CDS encoding Crp/Fnr family transcriptional regulator has protein sequence MTNGVLWRSSLLSDYWFSHLPAALQDSVLHAARQIRKTPGKMLFEKGAAPCGLYALLEGNVRIGGAHVQRLGPRHEPIRRPYWFGEVSLFDGMPRRFEVCSLEQTIFLHVPQSFLASLLDQHPEYWRSFAALLSQKLGLPLQNPEKLRQLPPRSRVAWRLLVLSEGYGPLSHARRLITLDEISSLQGLSLSALLEVLEDLHERKVIRLGIGQLEVFDVEKLRKIANFSKAKAVC, from the coding sequence ATGACAAACGGAGTGCTGTGGCGGTCATCGTTGCTATCCGACTACTGGTTTTCCCATTTGCCTGCCGCGTTGCAGGATAGCGTGCTGCATGCAGCTCGCCAGATCCGCAAGACGCCCGGCAAGATGCTGTTCGAAAAAGGCGCTGCGCCGTGCGGTCTTTACGCGCTGCTGGAAGGCAATGTGCGCATTGGCGGCGCGCATGTTCAGCGGCTGGGGCCTCGGCATGAGCCGATCCGGCGGCCTTACTGGTTCGGCGAGGTCTCGCTGTTTGACGGCATGCCGCGCCGGTTCGAGGTCTGCTCGCTGGAGCAGACGATCTTTTTGCATGTGCCGCAGTCATTCCTCGCGTCGCTGCTCGACCAGCACCCGGAGTACTGGCGATCGTTCGCGGCGCTGCTGAGCCAGAAGCTCGGCTTGCCGCTGCAAAATCCCGAAAAGCTGCGGCAGTTACCGCCCCGTTCACGGGTTGCATGGCGGCTGCTGGTGCTGAGTGAGGGGTATGGCCCGTTGAGCCATGCGCGGCGCCTGATCACGCTCGATGAAATCAGCTCGCTGCAAGGCCTCTCGCTTTCAGCCTTGCTGGAAGTGCTTGAGGACCTGCACGAGCGCAAGGTCATACGCTTGGGCATAGGGCAACTGGAAGTGTTCGACGTCGAGAAATTGCGCAAGATCGCAAACTTTTCCAAGGCGAAGGCGGTTTGCTGA
- a CDS encoding sulfate ABC transporter substrate-binding protein, producing MSIRRFALAAIASAVFAGSAVAKDYELLNVSYDPTRELYQDYNAEFVNYWKKAHPDDKVEIKQSHGGSGKQARGVIDGLRADVVTLALAGDIDEIAKLGKTLPENWQTRLPDASTPYTSTIVFLVRKGNPKGIKDWGDLTKEGVSVITPNPKTSGGARWNFLAAWAYGLKAGGGDEAKAKEYVQTLFKHVPILDTGARGSTITFVNNGQGDVLLAWENEAFLALKEDGGKDKFDIIVPSLSILAEPPVAVVDKNAEKKGNTEIATEYLKHLYSKEGQEIAAKNFYRPRDKEIAAKYEKQFPKLDLVTIDKDFGGWKTAQPKFFNDGGVFDQIYQAQ from the coding sequence ATGTCCATTCGCCGCTTCGCGCTGGCCGCCATCGCCAGTGCTGTTTTCGCAGGTTCGGCTGTTGCCAAGGATTACGAACTGCTCAACGTGTCTTACGATCCGACACGCGAGCTGTATCAGGATTACAACGCAGAATTCGTCAATTACTGGAAGAAAGCCCATCCGGACGACAAGGTTGAGATCAAGCAGTCTCACGGTGGTTCGGGCAAGCAGGCGCGTGGCGTGATCGACGGCCTGCGTGCCGACGTGGTGACGCTGGCGCTGGCTGGTGACATCGACGAAATCGCCAAACTTGGCAAGACCCTGCCTGAAAACTGGCAGACCCGCCTGCCGGACGCGAGCACGCCTTACACCTCGACCATCGTGTTTCTGGTCCGCAAGGGCAACCCGAAAGGCATCAAGGACTGGGGCGATCTCACCAAGGAAGGCGTTTCGGTGATCACCCCTAACCCGAAGACCTCCGGCGGTGCGCGCTGGAACTTCCTGGCCGCCTGGGCCTATGGCCTGAAAGCCGGCGGCGGTGACGAAGCCAAGGCCAAGGAATACGTACAGACCTTGTTCAAACATGTGCCGATTCTGGACACCGGTGCTCGGGGTTCGACGATTACCTTCGTCAACAACGGCCAGGGCGATGTCTTGCTGGCCTGGGAAAACGAAGCGTTCCTCGCGCTGAAAGAAGATGGCGGCAAGGACAAGTTCGACATCATCGTGCCTTCGCTGTCGATTCTCGCCGAGCCGCCAGTGGCCGTGGTCGACAAGAATGCCGAGAAGAAGGGCAACACTGAAATCGCGACCGAGTACCTCAAGCACCTGTACAGCAAGGAAGGTCAGGAAATCGCCGCAAAAAACTTCTATCGTCCACGTGACAAGGAAATCGCTGCCAAATACGAGAAGCAGTTTCCGAAACTCGATCTGGTGACTATCGACAAAGACTTTGGTGGCTGGAAGACTGCGCAGCCGAAGTTCTTCAATGATGGCGGCGTGTTCGACCAGATTTACCAAGCGCAATAA
- a CDS encoding ABC transporter permease, translated as MAHPVQRRWYPLVFAIAALVLLPLSVLLLSWGTIDGQIWSHLLDTQMPRLLGNTLILLLGVGVGVTLLGVSLAWLTSLCEFPGRRWLDWALMLPFAIPAYVLAFVFVGLLDFSGPVQSLMRDWFGAGLRLPRVRSTGGVIIVLVLVFYPYVYLLARTAFLAQGKGLMEAARVLGQSPLQAFWRVALPMARPAIGAGVALALMETLADFGAVSVFNFDTFTTAIYKTWYGFFSLSSAAQLASLLLLAVLILLYGERRARGASRPTNERPRGQALYPLRGFKAWGASAWCGLVFLCAFIVPVLQLIIWVWQRGRFDLDERYVGLILHTLYLGSIAALITVSVALILAFARRMAPTPAIRSGVSLANLGYALPGSVLAVSIMLAFSYLDRELVIPLSGWLGGAGKPLLLGSLSALLLAYLVRFIAVAFGPLEHSLSRIRPSLPEAARSLGVSGPKLFLNVYLPLLVPGALSAALLVFVDVLKEMPATLLMRPFGWDTLAVRIFEMTSEGEWARAALPALTLVLVGLLPVIGLIRRSARHIG; from the coding sequence TTGGCCCATCCTGTCCAACGTCGCTGGTATCCCCTGGTCTTCGCCATCGCTGCGCTGGTGTTGCTGCCGCTGAGCGTTCTGCTGCTCTCGTGGGGGACGATTGACGGGCAGATCTGGTCTCACCTGCTCGACACCCAGATGCCACGCCTGCTGGGCAATACCTTGATTCTGCTGCTCGGTGTGGGCGTGGGTGTGACGCTGCTGGGAGTGAGTCTGGCGTGGCTGACCAGCCTGTGCGAATTTCCCGGTCGGCGCTGGCTGGACTGGGCGCTGATGCTGCCGTTTGCCATTCCCGCCTATGTGCTGGCGTTCGTCTTCGTCGGCCTGCTGGATTTTTCCGGCCCGGTGCAGAGCCTGATGCGTGACTGGTTCGGCGCTGGCCTGCGCCTGCCGCGTGTGCGCTCCACGGGCGGGGTGATCATTGTGCTGGTGCTGGTTTTCTATCCTTACGTCTACCTGCTGGCACGCACGGCTTTTCTGGCGCAGGGCAAGGGCCTGATGGAAGCCGCACGCGTATTGGGGCAAAGCCCTTTGCAGGCGTTCTGGCGAGTGGCACTGCCGATGGCGCGCCCGGCCATCGGTGCGGGTGTGGCCTTGGCGCTGATGGAAACCCTGGCGGACTTCGGTGCAGTCTCGGTGTTCAACTTCGACACCTTCACCACCGCCATCTACAAAACCTGGTACGGCTTTTTCAGCCTCTCCAGCGCCGCGCAACTGGCAAGCCTGCTGCTGTTGGCGGTGCTGATCCTGTTGTACGGCGAGCGCCGTGCCCGAGGCGCAAGTCGCCCGACCAACGAACGCCCCCGAGGCCAGGCGCTCTACCCGCTGCGCGGCTTCAAGGCATGGGGTGCCAGTGCCTGGTGTGGTCTGGTGTTTCTCTGCGCCTTCATCGTACCGGTGCTGCAATTGATCATCTGGGTCTGGCAACGTGGCCGGTTCGATCTGGATGAGCGTTACGTCGGTCTGATCCTGCATACCCTTTATCTGGGCAGTATCGCCGCCCTGATCACTGTCAGCGTGGCATTGATTCTGGCCTTTGCCCGACGCATGGCACCGACGCCCGCGATTCGCTCCGGGGTCAGCCTCGCCAACCTGGGCTATGCGCTGCCGGGTTCAGTGCTGGCGGTCTCGATCATGCTGGCCTTCAGTTATCTGGACCGGGAACTGGTGATCCCGCTGTCCGGCTGGCTGGGCGGGGCAGGCAAGCCCTTGTTGCTGGGCAGCCTCTCAGCGCTGCTGCTGGCTTACCTTGTACGTTTCATCGCAGTCGCCTTCGGTCCGCTGGAGCACAGCCTGTCGCGCATTCGACCTTCATTGCCCGAGGCCGCACGCAGTCTGGGCGTCAGCGGCCCCAAGTTGTTTCTTAACGTGTACCTGCCGCTTCTGGTGCCCGGAGCCCTGAGCGCCGCGTTGCTGGTGTTTGTCGATGTACTCAAAGAGATGCCTGCAACCCTGCTGATGCGCCCGTTTGGCTGGGATACGCTCGCCGTACGGATCTTCGAAATGACCAGCGAGGGCGAGTGGGCGCGCGCTGCGCTGCCGGCTTTGACGCTGGTACTTGTAGGATTATTGCCCGTCATCGGGTTGATTCGGCGCTCTGCTCGTCACATTGGTTAG